One window from the genome of Argonema galeatum A003/A1 encodes:
- the pbpC gene encoding penicillin-binding protein 1C — protein sequence MNNPIFHQFWQNPILRKAVQVTCILLLLGITVRSIPYLAPIHTKDLIQDRQAIEFSDRNGLPLGTLLSRNQEHTAVIPLNEVSPHFKNAIIAAEDGGFYQHGALDIKAIARAFQQAIQAKRIVSGASTITMQLARMIDPVPRTFWGKIQEIWLSWRLAAGMTKNQIFSAYINRLPMGGNIYGVEAAARVYFGIPASDLNLAQATLLAALPNDPTNLNPYHNLPALKRRQIYVLNRMVKEGYIIPVNSDRANTEEIALQPRKQGILAAPQFLFWVANELDKENLKVTHPSHLRTTIDRPLQQFVEAQVQEVVRILTPNNVHHAAALVINNHTGEVLAYVGSPDYFNEAEIGRNDGVQALRQPGSTLKPFLYELALENRIIQPNTVLADVPTHYAIPGAKLYSPQDYNETFQGPVRVRIALANSLNIPAVRVLEKVGVSTFLERLHQLGFSHLNYPPEYYGLGLTLGSGEVTLWELARAYVTMARQGDAIPFVTTFYHPTIQNPTSNSSIQNPKSSLAKVGIVTGTAKTPTSRKIQNSIPPTPLNKGGIRIPNPTEWALITDMLSDAHARAKGFGVESVLALPFPAAVKTGTSSNFRDTWTVGFTRDYTVATWVGNFDGDRMAKVSGVMGAAPLWNRIMLHLHEDREPAAFPPPKGLVQKPICAISGLRPTPACPSVVQEYFYPEDISYYESHPDTFYQIVSSDGKSPQYRLNLPAEYNEWLAMQPQPNLAPSGLKILSPRNGDVFLVYPAEQRLQFKLATASNQPIEWWLNGEKVATQSSNSFFWQLRPGNWTLEVKSGEMSDRVSFQVELADNKRIRRGFSVAGH from the coding sequence ATGAACAATCCAATTTTCCATCAGTTTTGGCAAAATCCGATTCTTAGAAAAGCGGTTCAAGTAACCTGCATTTTGTTGTTGCTGGGGATAACAGTGCGAAGTATCCCCTATCTAGCTCCTATTCATACTAAAGATTTGATTCAGGATCGGCAAGCGATCGAATTTAGCGATCGCAACGGCTTACCTTTGGGAACATTACTCAGCCGTAACCAAGAACATACCGCCGTTATCCCCTTAAATGAAGTTTCGCCCCACTTCAAAAACGCCATCATCGCCGCCGAAGATGGGGGATTTTACCAGCATGGGGCGCTGGATATAAAAGCGATCGCACGGGCGTTTCAGCAAGCAATTCAAGCCAAAAGAATTGTTTCAGGCGCTTCCACCATTACCATGCAACTGGCGCGGATGATAGACCCCGTTCCGCGCACTTTTTGGGGAAAAATTCAAGAAATTTGGTTATCTTGGCGGTTAGCAGCAGGTATGACCAAAAATCAAATCTTTTCTGCCTATATCAACCGCTTACCAATGGGAGGAAATATTTATGGTGTAGAAGCAGCTGCCCGCGTTTATTTTGGCATTCCGGCGAGTGACTTGAATTTGGCACAAGCGACGCTTCTCGCCGCCTTACCCAACGATCCGACTAATCTGAATCCTTACCATAATTTGCCTGCACTGAAACGGCGACAAATTTATGTTTTAAACCGCATGGTGAAAGAGGGATATATTATTCCCGTTAATAGCGATCGGGCCAACACCGAAGAAATTGCCCTTCAACCTCGGAAGCAAGGTATTCTCGCCGCACCCCAGTTCTTATTTTGGGTAGCCAATGAACTGGACAAGGAGAATTTAAAAGTAACGCATCCTTCCCATCTGCGAACCACCATAGATCGTCCTTTGCAGCAATTTGTAGAAGCGCAAGTGCAGGAAGTAGTCCGCATCCTCACGCCTAACAATGTACATCATGCCGCCGCTTTAGTTATTAACAACCACACTGGCGAAGTGTTAGCTTATGTCGGTTCACCAGATTATTTTAATGAAGCAGAAATAGGTCGCAATGACGGCGTGCAAGCATTGCGTCAACCCGGTTCAACCCTTAAACCTTTTTTATATGAATTAGCCTTAGAAAATCGGATAATTCAGCCCAATACCGTATTAGCCGATGTGCCAACTCATTACGCGATTCCAGGCGCAAAACTGTATAGCCCTCAAGATTATAACGAAACTTTTCAAGGCCCCGTGCGAGTCCGCATTGCCTTAGCAAATTCTCTCAATATTCCGGCGGTGCGAGTGTTGGAAAAAGTTGGGGTATCCACTTTTCTAGAACGTCTGCATCAACTGGGGTTTTCCCATCTCAATTATCCCCCAGAATATTACGGTTTGGGGTTAACTTTGGGCAGTGGCGAAGTCACTCTCTGGGAATTAGCTCGCGCTTATGTCACTATGGCAAGACAAGGAGATGCAATACCGTTTGTAACTACATTTTATCATCCCACAATCCAAAATCCTACTTCTAATTCCTCAATCCAAAATCCAAAATCCTCTCTTGCGAAGGTGGGCATCGTGACGGGAACCGCCAAGACGCCCACTTCGCGCAAAATCCAAAATTCGATCCCCCCTACCCCCCTTAACAAGGGGGGAATTAGAATCCCAAATCCCACAGAATGGGCATTAATTACCGATATGCTCAGCGATGCTCATGCTCGTGCGAAAGGATTTGGTGTAGAATCGGTGCTAGCTTTACCATTTCCAGCAGCGGTTAAAACAGGGACTTCTTCTAATTTTCGAGATACTTGGACGGTGGGGTTTACGAGAGATTATACTGTGGCTACTTGGGTGGGAAATTTTGATGGCGATCGCATGGCAAAAGTCTCCGGCGTCATGGGTGCAGCGCCTTTGTGGAATCGCATCATGTTACACTTACACGAAGATCGAGAACCTGCTGCTTTTCCCCCTCCAAAAGGTTTGGTGCAAAAACCTATTTGTGCAATTTCCGGTTTGCGTCCAACACCTGCTTGTCCTTCGGTTGTACAAGAATACTTTTACCCCGAAGATATCAGCTATTATGAAAGTCATCCAGATACTTTTTATCAGATAGTATCGAGCGATGGAAAATCACCCCAGTATCGCCTCAATTTACCTGCGGAATACAACGAGTGGTTAGCAATGCAACCGCAACCTAATTTAGCACCCAGCGGATTGAAAATATTATCTCCTCGTAACGGGGATGTGTTTTTGGTATATCCTGCTGAGCAAAGGTTACAATTTAAACTGGCTACGGCATCAAATCAGCCTATAGAGTGGTGGTTGAATGGTGAAAAAGTGGCAACCCAGTCATCTAATTCTTTTTTCTGGCAACTGCGTCCTGGGAATTGGACGTTAGAGGTCAAAAGTGGGGAAATGAGCGATCGCGTTAGTTTTCAGGTGGAGTTAGCCGATAACAAACGTATTCGGCGAGGTTTTTCTGTTGCGGGTCATTAG
- a CDS encoding tetratricopeptide repeat protein — translation MSSKLEGLSDSRATLGNSLLVIFTSSGQTRSTDKVVPMKRKHPYLFALVSQGSVVLSTVLLSVSLALAQPTSSTKEGSATLAISSSERRELEQLREQRRIQNQVQAQANRAFSRTTTLFNVLLATLALLLAAAIVALWLLRRSVMTEVTEIVTNHLNQLDDLQSKVTSANQKVQTLLAKAEDMGDELSDRAEDFHQEIDVRLDNISQLLSQVSQSKQQALTALETQIKDAQSSLEKLEHEFTSQLSELGSDAQKHKGLIVQNLEKLSSEFAPQLSEMQTAVEAQKKVVLHYLESSETALATQLLDVHKKVEKQRDLVIQNIEKLASDFVPQLSEIEIDIKVQKEAVWQNIKQSQTDFSKQLSALNLDTQKQRDLILQNLKKLEAEVAPKLSGVQASAEEKIKQLYQDAVTNLERLGSEMGTHVSGSQSQIQGQMTQILQNIKTLETEFATQVSTSQSGIQEKRKQTIQSLEKLESSAKTQFSKLDSEIQGRKNLNLENLEKLNAEIIDRVSQLQTEIQTRKDVTLQNIEKLETAFAQNLSEVIGQAQTQKDLIIQQLAANTPTSMVEAIIPEVAEKMQALSEQLERLKSNHPEFFLTADDYIDRGNALFSEGRYEEAIANYDRGIEIKPDNSTVLYQRGLAFWELQQYENAIASLDKALELKQDDPNIWYHRGLALKELQRYEIALAAFNKTVQIQPDDSKAWLQRGMTLGRLKQYEDAIASLDKALEIKPDYHEAWVNRGVVLGTLQQHEEAFNSFDKAVNVQPDDGVAWLNRGLALSVLERYEEAVDSFDKAIELNPDSHKAWNYKGEMLVKLERDKEALDSFDRALALEPKYGNAYYNKAVCYALQERVKSAVENLQKAIALNPKYRTQAKTDPDFDGIVEDKRFWLLIEG, via the coding sequence ATGAGTAGTAAGTTGGAAGGGCTTTCAGACTCCCGTGCTACTTTAGGTAATAGTCTACTGGTGATTTTTACCAGTTCGGGCCAAACCCGCTCTACAGACAAGGTAGTTCCTATGAAGCGCAAGCATCCTTACCTTTTCGCGTTGGTATCGCAAGGCAGTGTCGTTCTTTCGACTGTGCTGTTGTCTGTTAGTCTTGCTTTAGCTCAACCCACTTCCTCTACAAAAGAAGGTAGTGCTACTCTGGCGATTTCCTCTAGCGAACGGCGAGAACTGGAGCAATTGCGAGAACAGAGGCGCATTCAAAACCAAGTTCAAGCTCAGGCGAATCGCGCTTTTAGTCGGACGACGACCCTGTTTAATGTATTGCTTGCCACCCTAGCACTGCTTTTGGCAGCTGCGATCGTTGCCTTGTGGCTATTGCGGCGATCGGTGATGACAGAGGTTACAGAGATCGTCACAAACCATCTTAATCAACTGGATGACTTGCAGAGTAAGGTTACCAGCGCCAATCAAAAAGTGCAAACCTTGCTGGCAAAAGCTGAGGATATGGGGGATGAGTTAAGCGATCGGGCCGAAGATTTCCACCAAGAGATAGATGTCAGACTAGACAATATCTCTCAACTCCTATCCCAAGTATCTCAATCTAAGCAACAAGCATTAACGGCATTAGAGACGCAAATAAAAGATGCTCAAAGCTCGCTGGAAAAATTAGAGCATGAGTTTACATCTCAACTCTCCGAACTCGGATCGGATGCCCAAAAACACAAAGGTTTAATTGTTCAAAATCTAGAAAAATTAAGCTCAGAATTTGCTCCTCAACTTTCAGAAATGCAAACTGCTGTCGAAGCACAGAAGAAAGTTGTGTTGCACTATCTAGAAAGTTCGGAAACAGCGTTAGCGACTCAGCTTTTAGATGTTCATAAGAAGGTAGAAAAACAACGCGATTTAGTTATCCAAAACATCGAAAAATTAGCCTCTGACTTTGTTCCTCAGCTTTCGGAAATTGAGATAGACATAAAAGTGCAAAAAGAGGCTGTATGGCAGAACATAAAACAATCGCAAACTGATTTCTCCAAACAACTGTCTGCACTTAATCTAGATACGCAAAAGCAACGTGATTTAATATTGCAAAACCTGAAAAAACTAGAAGCTGAGGTTGCGCCGAAGCTATCTGGAGTTCAGGCGAGTGCAGAAGAAAAAATTAAACAGCTTTATCAAGATGCAGTGACGAATTTAGAGCGATTGGGGAGTGAAATGGGGACTCATGTCTCAGGGTCGCAGTCCCAGATTCAAGGACAAATGACTCAGATACTCCAGAATATCAAAACTCTGGAAACTGAATTTGCCACTCAGGTTTCAACTTCGCAATCGGGTATTCAAGAAAAGAGAAAACAAACTATTCAGAGCCTGGAGAAATTAGAAAGTTCGGCCAAGACCCAATTTTCCAAATTAGATTCTGAAATTCAAGGCAGAAAAAATCTGAACTTAGAGAATCTGGAAAAGTTGAACGCAGAGATTATCGATCGCGTATCCCAACTACAGACAGAAATTCAGACGCGAAAGGATGTAACTCTTCAGAATATAGAAAAATTGGAGACTGCATTTGCTCAAAATCTTTCCGAAGTGATAGGACAAGCTCAAACTCAGAAGGATTTAATCATACAGCAATTAGCTGCAAATACGCCGACATCGATGGTAGAGGCTATCATCCCTGAAGTGGCAGAGAAAATGCAAGCTTTGAGCGAACAACTTGAGCGGCTGAAATCTAATCATCCTGAGTTTTTCTTGACTGCGGATGATTATATCGATCGCGGAAATGCGCTATTCTCAGAAGGGCGGTATGAAGAAGCGATCGCTAACTACGATCGCGGTATTGAAATAAAGCCGGATAACTCTACAGTTTTATATCAGCGGGGTCTTGCTTTCTGGGAGTTACAGCAGTATGAAAATGCGATCGCCTCGTTGGACAAAGCACTTGAACTTAAACAAGACGATCCTAACATTTGGTATCATCGAGGTCTGGCTCTGAAAGAGTTACAGCGGTATGAAATAGCACTCGCCGCTTTTAACAAAACCGTTCAAATTCAACCAGACGACAGCAAAGCTTGGTTGCAAAGGGGTATGACTCTGGGGAGGTTGAAACAATATGAAGATGCGATCGCGTCATTGGATAAAGCGCTGGAAATCAAGCCGGATTATCATGAAGCATGGGTGAATAGAGGTGTGGTGCTAGGAACATTGCAACAGCATGAGGAAGCTTTTAACTCTTTTGACAAAGCTGTCAATGTTCAGCCGGATGATGGGGTAGCCTGGTTAAATAGAGGTTTGGCTTTGAGCGTTTTAGAACGATATGAAGAAGCTGTTGATTCTTTTGACAAAGCGATCGAATTAAATCCTGATTCCCATAAAGCGTGGAATTATAAAGGTGAGATGCTAGTCAAACTAGAGCGCGACAAAGAAGCGCTTGATAGCTTCGATCGCGCTTTGGCTCTCGAACCAAAATATGGCAATGCCTATTACAATAAGGCAGTCTGTTATGCCTTGCAGGAGCGAGTGAAATCAGCGGTAGAAAACCTACAGAAGGCGATCGCACTCAATCCCAAGTATCGCACACAGGCAAAAACTGACCCAGATTTTGACGGAATTGTAGAAGATAAGCGATTCTGGCTATTAATTGAGGGTTGA